Proteins co-encoded in one Listeria ivanovii subsp. ivanovii genomic window:
- a CDS encoding KH domain-containing protein, with product MEELILSIVKPLVDHPEDVVITPEETDTSLTYKLSVSKEDMGRVIGKQGRIAKAIRTLVYAVGSKNDKKIRLEIIE from the coding sequence ATGGAAGAACTTATTCTCTCAATCGTGAAACCCCTTGTTGACCACCCGGAAGACGTTGTTATCACGCCAGAAGAAACGGATACATCGTTAACCTACAAATTGTCTGTCAGTAAAGAAGACATGGGACGCGTGATTGGTAAACAAGGTCGTATTGCAAAAGCGATTCGTACTCTTGTCTATGCAGTTGGCTCCAAAAACGATAAGAAGATTCGTCTTGAAATTATCGAATAA
- the trmD gene encoding tRNA (guanosine(37)-N1)-methyltransferase TrmD, with product MKIDILSIFPEMFSGVTGNSIIKKAIENERVAVEVTDFREYAEGKHHIVDDYPYGGGAGMLLKAQPIFDAVAAVKENQPETKPRVILLDPAGKRFNQKMAEEFAEEDHLIFICGHYEGYDERIREHLVTDEVSIGDYILTGGEIGAMIVMDSVIRLLPGVLGNKDSAVTDSFSTGLLEHPHYTRPADFRGMKVPDILLSGNHAWIEEWRDKESLKRTYERRPDLLKNYPLTDKQKTWLKEWSKSK from the coding sequence ATGAAAATCGATATTTTATCTATTTTTCCAGAGATGTTTTCCGGCGTAACAGGTAATTCAATTATCAAAAAAGCGATTGAAAATGAACGAGTAGCGGTTGAAGTCACTGATTTTCGGGAATATGCAGAAGGAAAGCATCATATTGTAGATGACTATCCTTATGGTGGTGGAGCAGGAATGCTACTCAAAGCGCAACCAATATTTGATGCCGTAGCTGCAGTAAAAGAAAACCAACCAGAAACCAAACCAAGAGTCATTTTATTAGATCCAGCTGGCAAACGTTTTAATCAAAAGATGGCCGAAGAATTTGCGGAGGAAGACCACCTTATTTTTATTTGTGGACATTACGAAGGATACGACGAGCGAATTCGAGAACATCTTGTAACGGATGAAGTTTCGATTGGAGATTATATCCTAACTGGCGGCGAAATCGGTGCAATGATTGTGATGGACAGTGTTATTAGATTGCTTCCAGGTGTGCTTGGTAATAAAGATTCTGCTGTAACAGATTCTTTCTCGACAGGATTACTCGAACACCCGCATTACACAAGACCAGCTGATTTCAGAGGAATGAAAGTACCAGATATTTTACTAAGCGGAAATCACGCATGGATAGAAGAATGGCGTGACAAAGAATCACTCAAAAGAACTTACGAACGCCGCCCAGATTTACTTAAAAATTACCCATTAACTGACAAGCAAAAGACTTGGCTGAAAGAATGGTCAAAAAGTAAATAA
- the lipA gene encoding tyrosine/lipid phosphatase LipA has product MKNWVKVTGPGILTATLLLGGCGNQSEERAEANAETTKSLQPGSQIKLEGAVNVRDLGGYKTTDGLIIKPHKLIRSAELVTLSDSDKKKLVNTYNLSHIVDFRTNSEVEAKPDPTMTNVDYTHDSVMKDNGTSTSTQDLTASLATMDNPETFLIEANKSFITDDTSIQAYKDFFNVLLSNQDGSVLWHCTAGKDRAGFGTALVLSALGVEKETVIDDYMLSNKYRAAENKKAIAAVAAKTDNQKVVDGMTAVMEVRESYINAAFDEIDSKYGSMDNFFKDKLELTEVKQEQLKKMYLY; this is encoded by the coding sequence ATGAAAAATTGGGTAAAAGTAACAGGCCCAGGTATCTTAACCGCAACATTATTACTTGGAGGATGCGGGAATCAGTCAGAAGAAAGAGCAGAAGCTAATGCCGAAACAACAAAATCACTTCAACCTGGGAGTCAAATAAAACTAGAAGGAGCAGTTAATGTTCGGGATCTGGGTGGCTATAAAACAACGGATGGCTTAATAATCAAACCACATAAACTGATCCGTAGTGCGGAACTTGTCACATTGAGTGATTCGGATAAAAAGAAACTCGTGAATACATATAATCTTTCACATATTGTTGATTTTAGAACCAATTCGGAAGTAGAGGCGAAACCTGATCCAACAATGACAAACGTTGACTACACACATGATTCGGTAATGAAAGATAATGGGACTTCCACAAGTACACAAGATTTAACTGCAAGTCTAGCCACAATGGATAACCCAGAAACTTTTTTGATTGAAGCAAATAAAAGTTTTATAACAGACGATACTTCTATTCAAGCATATAAAGATTTTTTCAACGTCTTGTTAAGTAATCAAGATGGTTCTGTTCTTTGGCACTGTACAGCAGGAAAAGATCGTGCCGGTTTTGGAACTGCCCTTGTTTTATCTGCCCTTGGAGTAGAAAAGGAAACGGTTATTGATGATTATATGTTGTCGAATAAATACCGTGCTGCTGAAAATAAAAAAGCAATCGCAGCAGTTGCAGCAAAAACGGACAATCAAAAAGTTGTTGATGGGATGACCGCGGTAATGGAGGTACGTGAATCTTATATAAACGCCGCTTTTGATGAAATTGATTCTAAATATGGATCTATGGATAATTTTTTTAAAGATAAGCTAGAATTAACCGAAGTAAAACAAGAACAGCTGAAAAAAATGTATCTATATTAA
- the rplS gene encoding 50S ribosomal protein L19: MNKLIDEITKSQLNPDVPSFRPGDTVRVHAKVVEGTRERIQLFEGVVIKRRGAGISETFTVRKISNSVGVERTFPVHTPRIAKLEVIRRGKVRRAKLYYLRNLRGKAARIKEIR, translated from the coding sequence ATGAACAAACTGATTGATGAAATCACAAAAAGTCAACTAAACCCAGATGTTCCAAGTTTCCGTCCGGGTGATACTGTACGTGTACATGCGAAAGTAGTCGAAGGTACTCGCGAACGTATCCAATTATTCGAAGGCGTAGTAATCAAACGTCGCGGAGCTGGAATCAGCGAAACTTTCACTGTTCGTAAAATTTCTAACAGTGTTGGTGTGGAACGTACTTTCCCAGTACATACTCCACGTATCGCAAAATTAGAAGTAATCCGTCGTGGTAAAGTACGTCGTGCGAAACTTTACTACCTACGTAACCTACGTGGTAAAGCGGCTCGTATTAAAGAAATTCGTTAA
- the rpmI gene encoding 50S ribosomal protein L35: MPKMKTHRGSAKRFKRTGSGKLKRRHGFTSHMFANKSQKQKRKLRKSAMVSAGDFKRIRQMVAKMK, from the coding sequence ATGCCAAAAATGAAAACCCACCGCGGTTCCGCTAAACGTTTCAAGAGAACAGGATCTGGAAAACTAAAACGCAGACACGGCTTCACTAGCCATATGTTCGCTAACAAATCCCAAAAACAAAAACGTAAACTGCGTAAATCAGCAATGGTATCAGCTGGCGATTTCAAACGTATTCGTCAAATGGTCGCTAAAATGAAGTAA
- the rimM gene encoding ribosome maturation factor RimM (Essential for efficient processing of 16S rRNA): MEKMYNVGKIVNTHGLIGEIRVIATTDFADERFQVGNAVYLFEKNSKKPEKLIIRSHRKHKNFDLLMFEGFTGIHQVERMKEGTLKISEKQLTDLAENEYYFHEIIGCSVVTTDGEELGEITEILTPGANDVWVVKGSDKKEKLIPYIADVVKEINISDKKITIEVMEGLLD, encoded by the coding sequence ATGGAGAAAATGTACAATGTAGGAAAGATTGTGAATACTCATGGCTTAATCGGTGAAATTCGCGTTATCGCAACAACTGATTTTGCTGACGAACGGTTCCAAGTCGGAAATGCCGTTTACTTATTTGAAAAAAATAGCAAAAAACCCGAGAAATTAATCATTCGTTCGCACCGTAAACATAAGAACTTTGATTTATTAATGTTCGAAGGCTTTACAGGAATTCATCAAGTGGAGCGAATGAAAGAAGGCACACTTAAAATCAGCGAAAAACAATTAACCGATTTAGCAGAAAATGAATATTATTTTCATGAAATTATTGGTTGCTCAGTCGTGACAACAGATGGCGAGGAGCTTGGCGAAATTACGGAAATCCTTACTCCAGGAGCAAATGACGTTTGGGTTGTTAAAGGCAGCGATAAAAAAGAAAAACTGATTCCTTACATTGCAGATGTGGTAAAAGAAATCAATATTTCGGACAAAAAAATTACCATTGAAGTAATGGAAGGGCTGCTAGATTAA
- a CDS encoding DUF1697 domain-containing protein: MKNYVALLRAVNVAGKNKINMKELSVAIQNAGFTNVKTYIQSGNIILSSKLQTEELVANKLIEIIQDTFALTIDVFVYEEENYHDLIQNNPFPPEAIGEEERWIAFFYKEPIHIPRQKNQQAEVIAIGRVLYVHVFSNQIHTLKLPIFLGGYKKTVTTSRNWRTTIKLQTFLQAINSPE; this comes from the coding sequence ATGAAAAATTATGTTGCTCTACTGCGAGCTGTTAATGTCGCAGGGAAAAATAAAATAAATATGAAGGAGCTAAGTGTGGCAATACAAAACGCTGGCTTTACCAATGTGAAAACATATATCCAAAGTGGCAACATCATTTTAAGTTCTAAATTACAAACCGAAGAACTTGTTGCAAACAAACTAATCGAAATCATCCAGGACACATTTGCGCTAACAATTGATGTATTTGTATATGAAGAAGAAAATTATCATGATCTCATCCAAAATAACCCATTCCCACCAGAAGCAATCGGCGAAGAAGAACGGTGGATAGCGTTTTTTTATAAAGAACCAATACATATTCCTAGACAAAAAAATCAGCAAGCAGAAGTAATAGCAATCGGTCGCGTTTTATACGTTCATGTTTTTTCGAATCAAATTCACACGTTAAAGTTACCAATTTTCCTAGGCGGATATAAAAAAACAGTAACTACTTCAAGAAATTGGCGAACAACAATCAAGTTGCAAACATTTTTACAAGCAATAAACAGCCCGGAATAG
- the rpsP gene encoding 30S ribosomal protein S16: MAVKIRLKRIGSKKKPFYRIVVADSRFPRDGRSIETIGTYNPLLDPVEVKIDEEATLKWMHNGAKPSDTVRNLLSREGIMEKFHNQKLGK; this comes from the coding sequence ATGGCAGTTAAAATTCGTTTAAAACGTATTGGTTCTAAAAAGAAACCTTTCTACCGTATTGTAGTAGCTGATTCTCGTTTCCCACGTGACGGCCGTTCAATCGAAACTATTGGTACTTATAATCCATTACTTGATCCGGTTGAAGTGAAAATTGACGAAGAAGCAACTTTGAAATGGATGCATAATGGTGCGAAACCATCTGATACAGTTCGCAATCTTCTTAGCCGCGAAGGTATCATGGAAAAATTCCATAACCAAAAATTAGGTAAATAA
- the infC gene encoding translation initiation factor IF-3, which produces MSKDMLVNDGIRAREVRLIDQDGEQLGVKSKIDALQIAEKANLDLVLVAPTAKPPVARIMDYGKFRFEQQKKDKEARKNQKVIVMKEVRLSPTIDEHDFDTKLRNARKFLEKGDKVKCSIRFKGRAITHKEIGQKVLDRFAKACEDLCTIEQRPKMDGRSMFLVLAPLHEK; this is translated from the coding sequence ATTAGCAAAGACATGTTGGTAAACGATGGGATTCGTGCACGTGAAGTAAGATTGATCGACCAAGATGGTGAACAATTAGGCGTGAAGAGTAAAATCGATGCGCTTCAAATTGCTGAAAAGGCTAATCTTGATCTAGTGCTTGTTGCTCCAACAGCGAAACCGCCAGTAGCTCGTATCATGGACTACGGTAAATTCCGTTTTGAACAACAGAAGAAAGATAAAGAAGCCCGTAAGAACCAAAAAGTCATCGTAATGAAGGAAGTTCGTTTAAGTCCAACGATTGACGAACACGATTTTGATACGAAGCTACGTAATGCACGTAAATTCCTTGAAAAAGGCGATAAAGTAAAATGCTCTATCCGTTTTAAAGGCCGTGCGATTACACACAAAGAAATCGGTCAGAAGGTGCTTGACCGTTTTGCGAAAGCGTGCGAAGACCTTTGTACAATTGAGCAAAGACCAAAAATGGACGGACGTTCCATGTTCTTAGTCCTAGCACCACTTCATGAAAAGTAA
- the rplT gene encoding 50S ribosomal protein L20 — translation MPRVKGGTVTRKRRKKIVKLAKGYYGSKHLLFKVANQAVMKSYQYAYRDRRQKKRDFRRLWIARINAAARMQDLSYSKLMHGLKLAGIDINRKMLADLAVNDIASFNTLADSAKKALAK, via the coding sequence ATGCCACGCGTAAAAGGCGGAACAGTAACACGCAAACGTCGTAAAAAAATAGTTAAATTAGCCAAAGGGTATTACGGCTCTAAACATTTATTATTCAAAGTAGCTAACCAAGCAGTAATGAAATCTTATCAATATGCTTACAGAGATCGTCGTCAAAAGAAACGTGATTTCCGTAGATTATGGATTGCACGTATCAACGCGGCTGCTCGTATGCAAGATCTTTCATACAGCAAATTAATGCACGGCTTAAAATTAGCTGGAATTGACATTAACCGTAAAATGCTTGCAGACTTAGCAGTAAATGATATCGCATCATTTAACACACTTGCCGATTCAGCAAAAAAAGCATTAGCTAAATAA
- a CDS encoding YlqD family protein yields MEIIQKVVVKQVLTEASKQELIDYYNEQKRQIEQECDQLHFEQKKMERKSKFQPERVADYFTHELELRREKKKLIQFQMEQLEVLELGSEIRERELETIIDVQVGDKWDSSIFEKTIVVKNGIIVEIR; encoded by the coding sequence GTGGAAATCATCCAAAAAGTGGTCGTCAAGCAAGTATTAACGGAAGCAAGTAAACAAGAATTAATTGACTATTATAATGAACAAAAACGGCAAATCGAACAAGAATGTGACCAACTTCATTTTGAACAAAAGAAAATGGAACGAAAAAGCAAATTTCAACCAGAACGAGTGGCAGATTATTTTACCCATGAATTGGAGCTTCGCCGGGAAAAGAAAAAACTTATCCAGTTTCAAATGGAGCAATTAGAAGTCCTTGAACTTGGCAGTGAGATTCGCGAACGAGAGCTAGAAACTATCATCGACGTTCAAGTTGGGGACAAGTGGGATAGCTCTATTTTTGAAAAAACAATTGTTGTAAAGAACGGAATCATAGTAGAAATACGCTAG
- the pepT gene encoding peptidase T — translation MKEELLNRFTKYVKVDTQSNEESPVCPTTPGQMELANMLVSELKEIGMEDVTVDEFGYVMATLPSNTTKEVPVIGFLAHLDTATDLTGKNVQPQVHENYDGTDIVLNKELNVVLSAKQFPELAEYKGQTLITTDGTTLLGADDKAGITEIMVAMNHLIKHPEIKHGKIRVAFTPDEEIGRGPERFDVEAFGAQYAYTMDGGPLGELEYESFNAAGAKITFKGNSVHPGTAKNKMVNAVKMAMEFHSRIPAQEAPEFTDGYEGFYHLISLNGDVEEAKAYYIIRDFDHLKFVERKTHVATIAKELEEKYGEGTVELTLKDQYYNMKEKIEPVKEIVDIVSAAMRNLDIEPKISPIRGGTDGAQLSYKGLPTPNIFGGGENFHGKFEYVALESMVKATEVIIEVARLFEEKA, via the coding sequence ATGAAAGAAGAATTATTAAATCGATTCACCAAATATGTAAAAGTAGATACACAATCAAACGAAGAAAGTCCTGTTTGCCCAACGACACCAGGCCAAATGGAACTGGCTAACATGCTTGTATCTGAACTAAAAGAAATCGGAATGGAAGATGTTACCGTCGACGAATTCGGCTACGTTATGGCAACGCTCCCTTCCAACACAACAAAAGAAGTACCCGTTATCGGTTTTTTAGCACATTTAGATACCGCGACAGACTTAACTGGTAAAAACGTTCAACCACAAGTACATGAAAATTATGACGGGACGGACATCGTTTTGAACAAAGAATTAAATGTCGTTCTTTCCGCGAAACAATTTCCAGAACTAGCAGAGTACAAAGGTCAAACACTAATCACAACAGATGGGACAACACTTCTTGGGGCAGACGATAAAGCAGGTATCACTGAAATTATGGTAGCCATGAATCATCTAATAAAGCACCCAGAAATCAAACATGGAAAAATTCGTGTTGCATTCACACCAGATGAAGAAATCGGACGCGGCCCAGAACGTTTTGATGTGGAAGCTTTCGGTGCCCAGTATGCCTATACAATGGACGGTGGCCCACTTGGCGAACTAGAATATGAAAGTTTTAATGCAGCCGGAGCTAAAATCACCTTCAAAGGAAATAGTGTTCATCCAGGAACTGCCAAAAATAAAATGGTCAATGCTGTCAAAATGGCGATGGAGTTCCATTCGCGCATCCCAGCTCAAGAAGCACCAGAATTTACAGATGGCTATGAAGGATTTTATCATTTGATTTCCTTAAATGGCGATGTAGAAGAAGCGAAAGCCTACTATATCATTCGCGACTTTGATCACCTTAAATTTGTGGAACGTAAGACACATGTAGCAACAATCGCCAAAGAATTAGAAGAAAAATATGGCGAAGGAACGGTTGAGCTAACCTTGAAAGATCAATACTACAATATGAAAGAAAAAATCGAACCAGTAAAAGAAATTGTCGACATAGTTAGTGCAGCGATGCGAAACTTAGACATCGAGCCAAAAATCAGCCCAATTCGTGGGGGGACGGATGGCGCACAACTTTCTTATAAAGGATTACCAACACCAAATATTTTTGGCGGAGGAGAAAACTTCCATGGTAAATTTGAGTATGTTGCGCTTGAAAGTATGGTGAAAGCAACAGAAGTAATTATCGAAGTAGCTCGTTTATTTGAAGAAAAAGCTTAA
- a CDS encoding gamma-glutamyl-gamma-aminobutyrate hydrolase family protein: MKPVIGITGNRLVKGVDVFYGHRVTYTQQRYVDAIQKVGGFPIALPIDNPSAAEQAISLVDGLLLTGGQDITPQLYLEEPSQEIGAYFPPRDSYEIALVRAALDAKKPIFAICRGMQLVNVALGGTLYQDISQVETKALQHLQQVDEQLGSHTIDIEPTSELAKYHPNKKLVNSLHHQFIKKIAPDFKVTARTKDGMIEAVEGDNLPSWYLGVQWHPELMYQADPESERLFQALVDESKKIMVK, translated from the coding sequence ATGAAGCCAGTTATTGGAATTACCGGGAATAGATTAGTAAAAGGAGTGGACGTATTTTACGGACACCGAGTAACCTATACACAACAGCGCTACGTAGATGCCATCCAAAAAGTTGGAGGATTTCCAATCGCGTTGCCAATTGATAATCCCTCCGCTGCCGAACAAGCAATTTCTCTAGTAGATGGTTTACTACTTACTGGCGGGCAAGATATTACCCCACAACTTTATTTGGAAGAACCATCTCAAGAAATTGGCGCTTATTTTCCGCCACGAGATAGTTATGAAATTGCTTTAGTACGAGCAGCACTAGATGCAAAAAAACCAATATTTGCGATTTGTCGTGGGATGCAATTAGTCAATGTTGCGCTTGGTGGTACGCTTTATCAAGACATTAGCCAAGTAGAAACAAAAGCTTTGCAACACTTACAACAAGTCGATGAGCAATTAGGTTCACATACGATTGATATTGAACCAACGAGTGAACTTGCCAAATATCATCCTAACAAAAAATTAGTAAACTCATTACATCACCAATTTATTAAAAAAATAGCTCCTGATTTTAAAGTAACAGCGAGGACAAAGGATGGTATGATTGAAGCTGTGGAAGGGGATAACTTACCGAGTTGGTATCTTGGCGTGCAGTGGCATCCAGAATTAATGTATCAAGCCGACCCAGAAAGTGAACGTCTATTCCAAGCTTTAGTGGATGAATCCAAAAAAATTATGGTAAAATAA
- a CDS encoding MBL fold metallo-hydrolase, with protein sequence MKVTAKHQYWQITTFPALFPVNCYLVLEKNSLTLIDTGILAHAKGIISLIERLHLPLNRILLTHAHGDHIGGLLALKNAFPDALVMLGSRENLLVEKKEIYAFEAQMPLKGSYPKELPVKIDQTLKAGDMVGSLLVIDTPGHTPGSVSFFDERNGHLFAGDLFQTRGGAAICGEKRLLFPFPAMGSWDLATSITSAKDLQLIELTEIACGHGPIKSAVDFDLKSVIKRAQKN encoded by the coding sequence ATGAAAGTAACTGCGAAACATCAATACTGGCAAATTACCACCTTCCCTGCGCTATTTCCTGTAAATTGTTATTTAGTTTTAGAAAAGAATAGTTTAACGTTAATTGATACCGGAATTTTAGCACATGCAAAAGGGATTATTTCATTAATAGAGAGGCTTCATTTGCCACTCAACCGAATTCTTTTAACACATGCACATGGGGATCATATTGGCGGTTTACTCGCTTTAAAAAATGCTTTTCCGGACGCACTCGTGATGTTAGGGAGTAGGGAGAATTTACTTGTCGAGAAAAAAGAAATTTATGCATTTGAGGCTCAGATGCCGCTAAAAGGTAGTTATCCAAAAGAACTTCCCGTGAAAATTGATCAGACATTAAAGGCCGGAGATATGGTTGGTTCACTACTGGTTATTGATACGCCTGGTCACACACCTGGTTCTGTGTCTTTCTTTGACGAACGCAATGGTCATTTATTTGCAGGTGATTTGTTTCAGACACGTGGTGGTGCAGCTATTTGTGGTGAGAAAAGACTACTTTTCCCCTTTCCGGCAATGGGATCTTGGGATTTAGCGACAAGCATTACTTCTGCCAAAGATTTACAATTGATTGAGCTAACGGAAATAGCTTGTGGGCATGGGCCAATTAAATCAGCAGTTGATTTTGATTTAAAATCTGTCATAAAGAGAGCACAAAAAAACTAG
- a CDS encoding exodeoxyribonuclease III produces MKLISWNVNGLRAAVKKGFLEYFESVDADIFCLQETKLQAGQIDLDLPEYKDYWNYAVKKGYSGTAIFTKIEPISVRYGLDIPEHDTEGRVITLEFEKFFMITVYTPNSQAELKRLDYRMTFEDAILTYVKKLDETKPVVLCGDLNVAHEEIDLKNPKTNRKNAGFSDEERAKFTTFLEAGFVDSFRYFYPDLEGAYSWWSYRMNARAQNTGWRIDYFVVSERLKDNLVDAKIHLDVLGSDHCPVELELNI; encoded by the coding sequence ATGAAATTAATTTCTTGGAATGTAAATGGACTCCGAGCAGCAGTAAAGAAAGGCTTCTTGGAATATTTTGAAAGTGTGGACGCAGATATTTTTTGTTTGCAAGAAACGAAATTACAAGCGGGACAAATTGATTTAGACTTACCTGAATACAAGGATTACTGGAATTATGCGGTTAAAAAAGGTTATTCAGGTACAGCGATTTTCACAAAAATAGAACCGATATCAGTACGCTATGGTTTAGATATTCCAGAACACGATACAGAAGGTCGAGTTATCACACTAGAATTCGAGAAGTTTTTCATGATAACTGTTTATACGCCTAATTCTCAAGCTGAGTTGAAACGACTGGATTATCGAATGACTTTTGAAGATGCGATTTTAACTTATGTGAAGAAATTGGATGAAACAAAACCAGTAGTATTATGTGGCGACTTGAATGTGGCGCATGAAGAAATTGATTTGAAGAATCCAAAGACGAACCGGAAAAATGCTGGTTTCTCTGATGAAGAACGCGCAAAATTCACCACATTTTTAGAGGCAGGATTTGTCGATAGTTTCCGTTATTTTTATCCTGATTTAGAGGGAGCTTATTCATGGTGGTCTTACCGAATGAATGCTAGAGCTCAGAATACTGGTTGGCGGATTGATTATTTTGTCGTGTCAGAGCGACTTAAAGATAATTTAGTGGATGCGAAAATTCATCTTGATGTGCTTGGTTCGGACCACTGTCCGGTTGAGCTTGAACTAAATATATAG
- a CDS encoding LPXTG cell wall anchor domain-containing protein, whose product MNALLKSLQSDAPAGTVFYINLTLPDGTVIGNVLIHADGTYTINIPDYNLKAGEVIDLQVTAKYGDEVKSSDKVSVTVLPLADSDADADADTDADSDADADADADADSDSDGGTISTGSTGNGGTTGGISSGTGSPTASMSYDGSGAMLSSGYSSDGMSSLSTSDLPSTGDTNSSLPWVGLGLFGVAGAFLLRLFRK is encoded by the coding sequence ATGAATGCTCTTTTGAAATCCTTGCAATCAGATGCTCCGGCTGGAACTGTATTCTATATTAATTTGACCCTTCCAGATGGAACAGTCATTGGAAATGTATTAATTCATGCGGACGGAACATACACAATAAATATTCCTGATTATAATTTGAAAGCTGGAGAGGTAATTGATCTTCAAGTAACCGCCAAATACGGTGACGAAGTAAAATCTAGTGATAAAGTTTCTGTAACAGTGCTACCTCTAGCAGATTCTGATGCCGATGCGGATGCTGATACGGATGCCGATTCTGACGCGGATGCTGACGCCGACGCCGATGCAGATTCCGATTCTGACGGAGGAACAATTTCTACTGGTTCAACTGGTAATGGTGGAACTACTGGAGGAATTAGCAGTGGAACTGGGTCGCCAACAGCTAGTATGAGTTATGACGGATCAGGAGCAATGCTTTCGTCTGGATATAGCTCGGATGGAATGTCGAGTCTTTCTACCAGTGATCTTCCTTCCACAGGAGATACGAATAGTAGTCTTCCATGGGTTGGGCTAGGTCTCTTCGGGGTAGCTGGAGCGTTTTTATTACGTCTTTTCCGTAAATAG